The Kaustia mangrovi genome has a segment encoding these proteins:
- a CDS encoding GNAT family N-acetyltransferase, producing MSRPMASVVVERATPGQITLLTALHRHCFQKSWSAAEFARLMAMPGALALLARAGPDAPAAGLLLARVAGDEAEILTVGVMPAARRRGLGRALLEAAADRLAGEGAGALFIEVAVTNDGALGLYRGLGFEEVGRRADYYDLGGGRREDALVMRLALPGPAMRA from the coding sequence GTGAGCCGGCCGATGGCGTCGGTCGTGGTCGAGCGCGCGACGCCGGGCCAGATCACCCTCTTGACCGCATTGCACCGCCACTGTTTCCAGAAGAGCTGGTCTGCGGCGGAGTTCGCCCGCCTGATGGCCATGCCGGGCGCGCTCGCGCTTCTCGCGCGCGCCGGGCCGGATGCGCCGGCGGCGGGCCTGCTTCTGGCGCGCGTGGCCGGCGACGAGGCGGAGATTCTCACCGTCGGGGTCATGCCCGCCGCGCGGCGCCGGGGGCTTGGCCGGGCGCTCCTGGAGGCGGCCGCGGACCGCCTCGCCGGCGAGGGCGCCGGGGCGCTCTTCATCGAGGTCGCGGTCACCAATGACGGCGCGCTCGGCCTCTATCGCGGACTGGGATTCGAGGAGGTCGGGCGGCGCGCGGACTATTACGATCTCGGCGGCGGGCGCCGCGAGGATGCGCTCGTCATGCGGCTCGCATTGCCGGGCCCGGCGATGCGGGCATAA
- a CDS encoding NifU family protein, producing MFIQTEATPNPATLKFIPGRAVLPGDTRDYRQVDDAEASPLARRLFDVPGVTGVFLGDDFIAVTKADGEWQHLKPAILGAIMEHFLSDAPVLADDAEEATAGDEFYDGADEEIVETIKELLETRVQPAVAQDGGHITFQGYRDGVVFLNMQGACSGCPSSTATLKHGIENLLRHFIPEVSEVRPV from the coding sequence ATGTTCATCCAGACCGAAGCGACACCGAATCCGGCGACCTTGAAGTTCATCCCCGGCCGCGCCGTCCTGCCGGGCGACACGCGCGACTACCGGCAGGTGGACGATGCGGAAGCCTCGCCCCTCGCCCGCCGGCTGTTCGACGTGCCCGGCGTGACCGGCGTGTTCCTGGGCGACGACTTCATCGCCGTGACCAAGGCCGACGGCGAGTGGCAGCACCTCAAGCCCGCGATTCTCGGCGCGATCATGGAGCATTTCCTGTCCGACGCGCCGGTGCTCGCCGACGACGCGGAAGAGGCGACGGCCGGCGACGAGTTCTATGACGGCGCCGACGAGGAGATCGTGGAGACGATCAAGGAGCTTCTGGAGACGCGGGTCCAGCCGGCGGTCGCCCAGGATGGCGGCCACATCACCTTCCAGGGCTATCGCGACGGGGTGGTGTTCCTCAACATGCAGGGCGCCTGTTCCGGCTGCCCGAGCTCGACGGCCACGCTCAAGCACGGCATCGAGAACCTGCTTCGCCATTTCATCCCCGAAGTGAGCGAAGTTCGCCCGGTCTGA
- the murJ gene encoding murein biosynthesis integral membrane protein MurJ — protein MNLIRSAATVSGLTTASRVLGYVRDLLIAAVLGASPVADAFVVAFRLPNLFRRLFAEGAFNSAFVPLFAKQLEGAGEDGARRFGEEVLSALFATLVAFTALAELAMPLLVYVIAPGFAEHPEKFDLTVLLTRIAFPYLLFMSLVAFYSGVLNSLGRFAAAAAAPILLNIVLIGVLIVVASLGWGAEPRSGQAIVWGIAAAGLVQLAMLVVAARRAGVSFRLARPRLSPGVRRLLALGIPGVIAAGITQFNLLIGTIISSLQSGAPAWLYYADRIYQLPLGMVGIAIGVVLLPDLSRKLKADDAAGVMRTQNRAVELSMLLTIPAAVALIAMPLPVVHVLFQYGAFTAGDTTATAQALAAFALGLPAFVLIKVFSPNYFAHEDTRTPMLYAGAGMLVNVAGSLAMFFVIGHVGIALATSLAAWVNAGLLGRTLGLRGQFAPDDRLVRRLPRVLLASLVMGGVLIALVVWPFADVFVDATSTTIKIPALVALVAIGIGVFFGIARLLGAITLGELLQLARRR, from the coding sequence ATGAATCTGATACGCTCGGCAGCGACCGTGAGCGGTCTGACCACGGCGAGCCGCGTGCTGGGCTATGTACGCGATCTGCTGATCGCCGCCGTGCTGGGGGCGAGCCCCGTGGCGGACGCGTTCGTGGTGGCCTTCCGCCTGCCGAACCTGTTCCGCCGGCTGTTCGCGGAAGGCGCGTTCAACTCCGCCTTCGTGCCGCTGTTCGCCAAGCAGCTGGAGGGGGCGGGCGAGGACGGCGCGCGCCGCTTCGGCGAAGAGGTGCTGAGCGCGCTGTTCGCGACGCTCGTGGCCTTCACCGCGCTTGCCGAGCTCGCCATGCCGCTGCTCGTCTATGTGATCGCGCCGGGTTTTGCGGAGCATCCGGAGAAGTTCGACCTCACCGTGCTGCTGACGCGGATCGCCTTCCCCTATCTCCTGTTCATGTCGCTGGTCGCCTTCTATTCGGGCGTCCTCAACAGTCTCGGCCGGTTCGCGGCCGCCGCCGCCGCGCCGATCCTGCTCAACATCGTCCTGATCGGCGTCCTGATCGTCGTAGCCAGCCTCGGCTGGGGGGCGGAGCCGCGCTCCGGCCAGGCCATCGTCTGGGGGATCGCCGCGGCCGGGCTCGTCCAGCTCGCCATGCTGGTGGTGGCCGCGCGCCGCGCCGGCGTCTCCTTCAGGCTCGCGCGCCCGCGGTTGAGCCCCGGCGTGCGCCGGCTGCTCGCGCTCGGCATTCCCGGCGTGATCGCGGCGGGCATCACCCAGTTCAACCTGCTGATCGGCACGATCATCTCCTCGCTCCAGTCGGGCGCGCCCGCCTGGCTCTACTATGCCGACCGCATCTACCAGCTGCCGCTCGGCATGGTCGGCATCGCCATCGGCGTGGTGCTGCTGCCGGACCTGTCGCGCAAGCTCAAGGCCGACGACGCCGCCGGCGTGATGCGCACGCAGAACCGGGCGGTGGAGCTGTCCATGCTGCTCACCATTCCCGCCGCCGTGGCGCTCATCGCCATGCCGCTTCCGGTGGTCCACGTGCTGTTCCAGTACGGCGCGTTCACGGCCGGCGACACGACGGCGACCGCCCAGGCGCTGGCCGCCTTCGCGCTCGGCCTGCCGGCCTTCGTGCTCATCAAGGTGTTCTCGCCGAACTATTTCGCCCATGAGGACACGCGCACCCCCATGCTCTATGCCGGCGCGGGCATGCTGGTGAACGTGGCGGGCTCGCTGGCCATGTTCTTCGTCATCGGCCATGTGGGCATCGCGCTGGCGACGTCGCTCGCCGCCTGGGTCAATGCGGGGCTTCTGGGGCGCACGCTCGGCCTTCGCGGGCAGTTCGCCCCAGACGACCGGCTCGTGCGCCGCCTGCCGCGCGTCCTCCTGGCGAGCCTCGTCATGGGCGGCGTGCTGATCGCGCTCGTCGTGTGGCCGTTCGCCGACGTCTTCGTCGATGCGACGTCGACCACGATCAAGATCCCGGCGCTCGTCGCCCTCGTCGCCATCGGCATCGGCGTCTTCTTCGGCATTGCGCGCCTTCTCGGCGCGATCACGCTCGGCGAGCTCCTCCAGCTCGCGCGGAGGCGGTGA
- the tsaB gene encoding tRNA (adenosine(37)-N6)-threonylcarbamoyltransferase complex dimerization subunit type 1 TsaB, protein MKILALDTALDACSAAVVETEGGEARILAERCEPMVRGHAEALMPMVQAVMEEAGLAFAALDRIGVTVGPGTFTGVRIGLAAARGLALAADRPAVGVTSLEAIAANAACGDANPQGRPILAAIDARRGELYVQRFSAALDPLDEPRAMALEDARETLPFDTSLPVGTGAVLLTGEAGPVAPLPHAALVARRAALKVLSGKPPAPLYLRAPDAKPQASLFGPLRPAGGAA, encoded by the coding sequence ATGAAAATCCTCGCACTCGATACGGCGCTCGACGCCTGTTCCGCCGCCGTCGTCGAGACCGAGGGCGGCGAGGCGCGCATCCTTGCCGAGCGCTGCGAGCCGATGGTGCGCGGCCATGCCGAGGCGCTGATGCCTATGGTCCAGGCGGTCATGGAGGAGGCCGGGCTGGCCTTCGCCGCGCTCGACCGGATCGGCGTGACAGTGGGGCCGGGCACCTTCACCGGCGTGCGGATCGGGCTTGCCGCCGCGCGCGGCCTCGCGCTCGCCGCGGACCGCCCGGCGGTCGGCGTCACGAGCCTCGAGGCGATCGCGGCCAATGCGGCCTGCGGGGATGCAAATCCGCAAGGCAGGCCGATCCTGGCCGCCATCGATGCGCGCCGCGGCGAACTCTATGTGCAGCGCTTCTCCGCCGCGCTCGACCCGCTGGACGAGCCGCGCGCCATGGCGCTGGAGGATGCGCGCGAGACCCTGCCGTTCGACACCTCCCTCCCGGTCGGCACGGGCGCGGTGCTGTTGACGGGCGAGGCCGGCCCCGTCGCGCCCCTGCCGCATGCGGCCCTCGTCGCCCGGCGTGCCGCGCTCAAGGTGCTGTCCGGCAAGCCGCCCGCGCCGCTCTATCTGCGCGCACCGGACGCCAAGCCCCAGGCCTCCCTCTTCGGGCCCCTCCGACCGGCGGGAGGGGCCGCGTGA
- the mutS gene encoding DNA mismatch repair protein MutS: protein MEITVGDDGENGRNAPETVSPQQAPAGGSVTPMMAQYIEIKTANPDCLLFYRMGDFYELFFEDAEIASRALGITLTKRGKHLGEDIPMCGVPIHAAEDYLLRLIRLGHRVAVCEQTEDPAEAKKRGSKSVVRREVVRLVTPGTLTEDNLLEAKRHNYLVALARVKASGDAAIAWLDISTGDFAVSPVTADTLPAELARLDPGEVVAADALLADDRFAEVLRANRWPVTPLPASRFDSAGAERRLKDHFGVAALDAFGAFSRAEISACGALLDYVELTQVGQIPALRPPRRQGADHAMLIDAATRANLELVRTLSGERRGSLLSVIDRTITGAGGRLLAERLSAPLTDPDAINARLDAVGFFLELGALRSDVRDMLKACPDVSRALSRLSLGRGGPRDLAAIGAGLAAAADLAALLRSDTGLVSVPGEIRALLDTLGRNDGTLAGALREALADELPVNTRDGGFVRKGYRPELDEQRSLRDESRKVIAGLQGKYAEATGVRALKVRHNNVLGFFVEVTAQHGDKLRATPHDETFIHRQTLANAVRFTTTELAELESRIAMAGDRALALELQVFDTLVGEVHAHTEMIAAVAGALASLDVAAALAELAETERYVRPRVDGSRAFRIEKGRHPVVEQALRQAQEGEFVPNDCTLSADGGDGEGAEDAGGGRHIWLVTGPNMAGKSTFLRQNALIAVLAQMGSHVPAASAHIGVIDRLFSRVGAADDLARGRSTFMVEMVETATILNQAGERSLVILDEIGRGTATFDGLSIAWAAVEHLHEVNRCRALFATHFHELTALSDRLDRLANVTMTVREWQGEVVFLHEVGPGAADRSYGIQVAKLAGLPPAVIERAGEVLHALEQGEQTAARRELVDDLPLFSAARPQSAGPAASSPGKLEAALGEVLPDELTPREALDLVYRLKALAGGE, encoded by the coding sequence ATGGAGATCACGGTCGGAGACGACGGGGAGAACGGGCGGAACGCGCCCGAGACGGTCTCCCCTCAGCAGGCGCCGGCCGGCGGGTCCGTCACGCCCATGATGGCGCAGTATATCGAGATCAAGACGGCCAATCCGGACTGCCTGCTCTTCTACCGCATGGGGGACTTCTACGAGCTGTTCTTCGAGGACGCCGAGATTGCCTCGCGCGCGCTCGGCATCACGCTCACCAAGCGCGGCAAGCATCTGGGCGAGGACATCCCCATGTGCGGCGTGCCGATCCATGCCGCGGAGGATTATCTCCTGCGCCTCATCCGCCTCGGCCACCGGGTCGCGGTCTGCGAACAGACCGAGGATCCGGCGGAGGCGAAGAAGCGCGGGTCGAAATCCGTGGTGCGCCGCGAGGTGGTGCGCCTCGTCACCCCCGGCACGCTGACCGAGGACAACCTGCTGGAGGCCAAGCGCCACAACTACCTGGTCGCGCTCGCTCGGGTGAAGGCGAGCGGCGACGCGGCCATCGCGTGGCTCGACATCTCCACCGGCGATTTCGCCGTCTCGCCCGTGACCGCCGACACGCTGCCCGCCGAGCTCGCCCGCCTCGACCCCGGCGAGGTCGTGGCGGCCGACGCGCTGCTCGCCGACGACCGCTTCGCGGAAGTGCTCAGGGCCAATCGCTGGCCGGTGACGCCGCTGCCGGCCTCGCGCTTCGACAGCGCCGGTGCGGAGCGGCGCCTGAAGGATCATTTCGGCGTTGCCGCCCTCGACGCGTTCGGCGCCTTCTCGCGCGCGGAGATTTCCGCCTGCGGCGCGCTGCTCGACTATGTGGAGCTGACCCAGGTGGGCCAGATCCCGGCGCTTCGCCCGCCGCGCCGGCAGGGCGCGGACCACGCCATGCTGATCGACGCGGCGACGCGCGCCAATCTGGAGCTCGTGCGCACGCTGTCCGGCGAGCGCCGGGGCAGCCTGCTGTCGGTGATCGACCGGACCATCACCGGCGCCGGCGGGCGGTTGCTGGCGGAGCGCCTGTCGGCGCCGCTCACCGATCCCGATGCGATCAACGCCCGGCTCGACGCGGTCGGCTTCTTCCTCGAGCTCGGCGCGCTGCGCAGCGATGTCCGGGACATGCTGAAGGCGTGCCCGGACGTCTCGCGCGCGCTCTCGCGGCTGAGCCTCGGCCGCGGCGGACCGCGCGACCTGGCGGCCATCGGCGCGGGGCTCGCCGCGGCCGCCGATCTCGCCGCGCTGCTGCGCTCCGACACGGGGCTCGTCTCCGTGCCCGGCGAGATCCGTGCCCTGCTGGACACGCTCGGGCGCAATGACGGTACGCTCGCCGGGGCGCTCAGGGAGGCGCTGGCCGACGAACTGCCCGTCAATACCCGGGACGGCGGCTTCGTGCGCAAGGGCTACAGGCCGGAGCTCGACGAGCAGCGGAGCCTGCGCGACGAGAGCCGCAAGGTGATCGCCGGGCTCCAGGGCAAATATGCGGAAGCCACCGGCGTGCGCGCGCTCAAGGTGCGCCACAACAATGTGCTCGGCTTCTTCGTGGAGGTCACCGCCCAGCATGGCGACAAGCTGCGCGCAACCCCCCATGACGAGACCTTCATCCACCGCCAGACGCTCGCCAATGCGGTGCGCTTCACGACCACCGAGCTCGCCGAGCTCGAATCGCGCATCGCCATGGCGGGCGACCGCGCGCTGGCGCTCGAGCTCCAGGTGTTCGACACGCTCGTCGGGGAGGTCCACGCGCACACGGAGATGATCGCCGCGGTGGCCGGCGCGCTGGCGAGCCTCGATGTGGCGGCCGCGCTCGCCGAGCTTGCCGAGACGGAGCGCTATGTGCGCCCGCGCGTCGACGGGTCGCGCGCCTTCCGGATCGAGAAGGGCCGCCATCCGGTCGTCGAGCAGGCGCTCAGGCAGGCGCAGGAGGGCGAGTTCGTGCCCAATGACTGCACCCTGTCGGCCGATGGCGGCGACGGGGAGGGCGCGGAGGACGCCGGCGGCGGGCGCCATATCTGGCTCGTCACCGGCCCGAACATGGCGGGCAAGTCGACCTTCCTGCGCCAGAACGCGCTGATCGCGGTGCTCGCCCAGATGGGCTCCCACGTGCCGGCAGCGTCCGCCCATATCGGGGTGATCGACCGGCTGTTCAGCCGGGTCGGCGCCGCAGACGATCTGGCGCGCGGGCGCTCCACCTTCATGGTGGAGATGGTGGAGACGGCGACCATCCTGAACCAGGCGGGCGAGCGCTCGCTCGTCATCCTCGACGAGATCGGGCGCGGGACGGCGACCTTCGACGGCCTGTCGATCGCCTGGGCGGCGGTGGAGCATCTCCACGAGGTCAATCGCTGCCGGGCCCTGTTCGCGACCCACTTCCACGAGCTGACCGCGCTGTCCGACCGGCTGGACCGGCTCGCCAATGTCACCATGACGGTGCGCGAATGGCAGGGCGAGGTCGTTTTCCTGCACGAGGTCGGGCCCGGTGCGGCGGACCGGTCCTACGGCATCCAGGTGGCCAAGCTCGCAGGCCTCCCGCCCGCCGTCATCGAGCGCGCGGGCGAGGTGCTGCATGCGCTGGAGCAGGGCGAGCAGACGGCAGCGCGGCGCGAGCTGGTGGACGATCTGCCCCTGTTCTCCGCCGCCCGGCCGCAATCGGCGGGGCCCGCGGCATCGTCCCCGGGCAAGCTCGAGGCGGCGCTCGGCGAGGTGCTGCCCGACGAGCTGACGCCGCGCGAGGCGCTCGACCTCGTCTACCGGCTCAAGGCGCTTGCCGGCGGGGAATGA
- the trpS gene encoding tryptophan--tRNA ligase → MTAPTNRVFSGVQPTGNLHLGNYLGAISRFAGLQDDYECIYCVVDMHAITVWQEPRELERHIREVTAAYLAAGIDPDSHIVFNQSQVAEHAELAWVLNCVARIGWLNRMTQFKEKAGKNRENASVGLYAYPALMAADILVYRATHVPVGEDQKQHLELTRDVATKFNLDFEESIRALGYEEGFFPLPEPLITGTATRVMSLRDGTKKMSKSDPSDLSRINLTDDADAIAKKIRKARTDPDPLPHEVKGLEARPEAANLVGVYAALAGGTSADVLAEHGGAQFADFKQALIEVAVDKLAPVTGEMNRLMADPGHIDRVLAGGADKARAIAAPIYDEVRRIVGFIRS, encoded by the coding sequence ATGACCGCTCCGACCAATCGGGTATTCTCCGGCGTCCAGCCGACGGGAAATCTGCATCTCGGCAACTATCTCGGCGCCATCTCGCGCTTTGCCGGCCTGCAGGACGACTATGAGTGCATCTATTGCGTCGTCGACATGCACGCCATCACCGTCTGGCAGGAGCCGCGCGAGCTGGAGCGCCATATCCGCGAGGTCACGGCCGCCTATCTCGCCGCCGGCATCGACCCGGACAGCCATATCGTGTTCAACCAGTCGCAGGTCGCAGAGCATGCCGAGCTCGCCTGGGTGCTGAACTGCGTGGCGCGGATCGGCTGGCTGAACCGGATGACCCAGTTCAAGGAGAAAGCGGGCAAGAACCGCGAGAACGCCTCCGTGGGGCTCTATGCCTATCCCGCCCTCATGGCCGCCGACATCCTCGTCTACCGCGCGACCCATGTGCCGGTCGGCGAGGACCAGAAGCAGCATCTGGAGCTGACCCGCGACGTCGCCACGAAGTTCAATCTGGATTTCGAGGAGTCGATCCGCGCGCTCGGCTACGAGGAGGGGTTCTTCCCGCTGCCGGAGCCGCTCATCACCGGCACGGCGACGCGCGTCATGAGCCTGCGCGACGGCACGAAGAAGATGTCGAAATCCGACCCTTCCGACCTGTCGCGCATCAATCTCACCGACGATGCCGACGCCATCGCCAAGAAGATCCGCAAGGCGCGCACCGACCCCGATCCGCTGCCGCACGAGGTCAAGGGGCTTGAAGCCCGGCCCGAGGCTGCCAATCTGGTGGGGGTGTATGCCGCGCTTGCCGGCGGCACGAGCGCCGATGTGCTGGCCGAGCATGGCGGCGCGCAGTTCGCCGATTTCAAGCAGGCGCTGATCGAGGTGGCCGTGGACAAGCTCGCGCCGGTCACCGGCGAGATGAACCGGCTGATGGCCGATCCCGGCCATATCGACCGGGTGCTGGCGGGCGGCGCGGACAAGGCCCGCGCCATCGCCGCGCCGATCTATGACGAAGTGCGCCGGATCGTCGGCTTCATCCGGTCGTGA
- a CDS encoding malonic semialdehyde reductase, which produces MTRPLDTAALEQIFRTARTHSAWTDRAVEDSVLREIVDLAKMGPTSANCLPARFLFLKSKAAKDRLRPHLSEGNVDKTMAAPVTAIVAYDLEFYERLPEFFPHKPEARGWFAGKPKLIEKTAFRNGSLQGAYFIVAARALGLDCGPMSGFKNAGVDAEFFPDGTVKSNFLCNLGYGDRASLPPRGPRPSFEEIAEIL; this is translated from the coding sequence ATGACACGGCCACTCGACACGGCAGCGCTTGAACAGATCTTCCGCACGGCACGCACCCATTCCGCCTGGACGGACCGGGCGGTGGAGGACAGCGTGCTGCGTGAGATCGTCGACCTTGCGAAGATGGGGCCGACCAGCGCGAACTGCCTGCCGGCCCGCTTCCTGTTCCTGAAATCGAAAGCCGCGAAGGACCGGCTCCGGCCGCATCTGTCGGAAGGCAATGTCGACAAGACCATGGCCGCGCCGGTCACCGCCATCGTCGCCTACGATCTGGAATTCTACGAGAGGCTGCCCGAGTTCTTTCCCCACAAGCCGGAGGCGCGCGGCTGGTTCGCCGGCAAGCCGAAGCTGATCGAGAAGACGGCCTTCCGCAACGGATCCCTCCAGGGGGCCTATTTCATCGTTGCCGCGCGTGCCCTCGGGCTCGATTGCGGCCCCATGTCGGGCTTCAAAAATGCCGGCGTGGACGCGGAGTTCTTCCCCGACGGCACCGTGAAGTCGAACTTCCTGTGCAATCTCGGCTATGGCGACCGCGCGAGCCTCCCGCCACGCGGGCCGAGGCCGTCTTTCGAGGAGATTGCGGAGATCCTCTGA
- a CDS encoding [protein-PII] uridylyltransferase, producing MTKRKPRTLIDSDALRHELTALYRSMGDDQQGLRAKVLARLKEVMAEGRAEAERRLMETGKGTQCAANLSHIQDELIRVIYDFTVVHVYRARNPSAAERLSVVAVGGYGRGTLAPGSDIDLLFLLPYKQTPWGESVVEYMLYMLWDMGLKVGHATRSVDECIRLAKTDQTILTAVLEARYLWGDKALYDELVARFRKEIVAHDAKAFIAAKLAEREARHARSGASRYLVEPDVKDGKGGLRDLHTLFWIAKFVYGTDSPSALVKAGVFTRAEYRRFKKREDFLWAVRCHLHFMTGRGDDRLSFDRQAELAERLGYTARGRLRHVERFMKHYFLVAKDVGDLTRIFCAVLEAQEMKKAPTMSRMLLRLRRRAGRGFKESDAFRLDAGRITVAHDEVFREDPVNLLRLFHLACRYNTAIHPHALKLVRRSLWLIDDTLRRNTDANRLFLDMLTSKRDPETILRRLNEAGVLGKFIPDFGRIVAHMQFNMYHHYTVDEHLIRAVGILSEIERGELAEDLPLLNDVIHKVKNRRVLYVAVFLHDIAKGRKESHSIAGERVAKALCPRLGLEPAETETVAWLVRHHLDMSDFAQMRDLNDFKTILDFAGIVQSPERLRLLLALTVADIKAVGPGVWNGWKGLLLRTIYFETEPILSGGHTRISRQERLEEAQRLFAEAMPDWSARKVKTYLKRHYEPYWLNVDTAHQVAHAKLIDRAEKDGEVIATAVETDEFTAITELTVFAPDHPRLLALLTGACAAGGANIASAQIFTTTDGMALDTLLIQRELADEADERRRAARVEELIGKAFAGELRIPEMIARNSRMKGRIRAFTVEPQVIIDNDSSNRFTVIEVNGLDRIGFLHDLTDALFRLNLNIASAQIATFGERAVDVFYVTDLTGAKITNAARRGAIQRHLLTALAPGGDEGDGGEARRRRAAPVRTLG from the coding sequence ATGACGAAACGGAAACCCCGCACGCTGATCGATTCCGACGCGCTGCGCCACGAGCTGACCGCCCTCTACCGGTCCATGGGCGACGACCAGCAGGGCTTGCGCGCGAAGGTGCTCGCCCGCCTCAAGGAGGTCATGGCTGAGGGCCGCGCGGAGGCCGAGCGCCGGCTCATGGAGACCGGCAAGGGCACCCAGTGCGCAGCCAATCTCTCCCATATCCAGGACGAGCTGATCCGCGTCATCTACGACTTCACCGTCGTTCATGTGTACCGGGCGCGCAATCCGTCCGCCGCGGAGCGGCTCTCCGTGGTCGCGGTCGGCGGCTATGGCCGCGGCACGCTCGCGCCGGGCTCCGATATCGACCTGCTCTTCCTCCTGCCCTACAAGCAGACGCCCTGGGGCGAGAGCGTGGTCGAATACATGCTCTACATGCTCTGGGACATGGGGCTGAAGGTCGGCCACGCCACGCGCAGCGTGGATGAGTGCATCCGGCTCGCCAAGACCGACCAGACCATCCTCACCGCCGTTCTGGAGGCGCGCTATCTCTGGGGCGACAAGGCGCTCTACGACGAGCTCGTGGCGCGCTTCCGCAAGGAGATCGTGGCCCACGACGCCAAGGCCTTCATTGCCGCCAAGCTCGCCGAGCGAGAGGCCCGGCACGCCCGCTCCGGCGCCTCGCGCTATCTGGTCGAGCCCGATGTGAAGGACGGCAAGGGCGGCTTGCGCGACCTGCACACGCTGTTCTGGATCGCCAAGTTCGTCTACGGCACGGATTCGCCCTCCGCGCTCGTCAAGGCGGGAGTGTTCACCCGCGCCGAATATCGCCGCTTCAAGAAGCGCGAGGACTTCCTGTGGGCGGTGCGCTGCCACCTCCACTTCATGACCGGGCGCGGCGACGACCGGCTGAGCTTCGACCGGCAGGCGGAGCTCGCCGAGCGGCTCGGCTATACCGCGCGCGGCCGCCTGCGCCATGTCGAGCGCTTCATGAAGCACTATTTCCTGGTGGCCAAGGATGTCGGCGACCTGACCCGCATCTTCTGCGCCGTGCTCGAGGCCCAGGAGATGAAGAAGGCGCCGACCATGAGCCGCATGCTCCTGCGGCTGCGCCGGCGCGCGGGCCGCGGCTTCAAGGAATCGGACGCCTTCCGCCTCGATGCCGGGCGCATCACGGTCGCCCATGACGAGGTGTTCCGCGAGGATCCCGTCAATCTCCTGCGGCTGTTCCACCTCGCCTGCCGGTACAACACCGCGATCCATCCGCATGCGCTGAAGCTGGTGCGCCGCTCGCTGTGGCTGATCGACGACACGCTGCGCCGGAACACCGACGCCAACCGGCTGTTCCTCGACATGCTGACCTCCAAGCGCGATCCGGAGACCATTCTCAGGCGCCTCAACGAGGCCGGGGTGCTCGGCAAGTTCATCCCGGATTTCGGCCGGATCGTCGCCCATATGCAGTTCAACATGTACCACCACTATACGGTGGACGAGCATCTCATCCGCGCGGTGGGCATCCTGTCGGAGATCGAGCGCGGCGAGCTGGCGGAGGACCTGCCGCTGCTCAACGACGTCATCCACAAGGTCAAGAACCGCCGGGTGCTCTATGTCGCGGTGTTCCTCCACGACATCGCCAAGGGGCGCAAGGAGAGCCATTCGATCGCCGGCGAGCGCGTCGCCAAGGCGCTGTGCCCACGGCTCGGTCTGGAGCCGGCGGAGACGGAGACGGTCGCCTGGCTCGTGCGCCACCATCTCGACATGAGCGACTTCGCGCAGATGCGCGACCTGAACGACTTCAAGACCATCCTCGATTTCGCCGGCATCGTTCAGAGCCCGGAGCGGCTGCGGCTCCTGCTCGCGCTCACCGTTGCCGACATCAAGGCGGTCGGCCCCGGCGTGTGGAACGGCTGGAAGGGCCTGCTGCTGCGCACGATCTATTTCGAAACCGAGCCGATCCTCAGCGGCGGCCACACGAGGATCAGCCGCCAGGAGCGCCTGGAGGAGGCGCAGAGGCTGTTCGCCGAGGCGATGCCGGACTGGTCGGCGCGCAAGGTGAAGACATATCTCAAGCGGCACTACGAACCCTACTGGCTGAATGTCGACACCGCCCACCAGGTCGCCCACGCCAAGCTGATCGACCGGGCGGAGAAGGACGGCGAGGTGATCGCGACCGCCGTGGAAACGGACGAGTTCACCGCGATCACGGAACTGACCGTCTTCGCTCCCGATCATCCGCGCCTCCTGGCGCTGCTGACGGGCGCGTGCGCGGCCGGCGGCGCCAATATCGCGTCGGCCCAGATCTTCACCACCACCGACGGCATGGCGCTCGACACGCTGCTCATCCAGCGCGAGCTTGCCGACGAGGCCGACGAGCGGCGCCGCGCCGCGCGCGTGGAGGAACTGATCGGCAAGGCCTTTGCGGGCGAGCTGCGCATTCCGGAGATGATCGCGCGCAATTCGCGGATGAAGGGGCGCATCCGCGCCTTCACCGTCGAGCCCCAGGTCATCATCGACAACGATTCCTCCAACCGGTTCACGGTGATCGAGGTCAACGGCCTCGACCGGATCGGCTTTCTCCACGACCTCACCGACGCGCTCTTCCGCCTTAATCTGAACATCGCCTCGGCACAGATTGCGACCTTCGGGGAACGGGCGGTGGACGTCTTCTATGTGACCGACCTCACGGGCGCGAAGATCACCAATGCCGCCCGGCGCGGGGCCATACAGCGCCATCTCCTGACCGCACTCGCTCCCGGCGGGGACGAGGGGGACGGCGGGGAGGCGCGGCGCCGGCGGGCCGCGCCCGTGCGCACCCTCGGTTAA